One Nocardioides oleivorans DNA segment encodes these proteins:
- a CDS encoding transglutaminase-like domain-containing protein produces the protein MTDAGLTRTVSSTVRLRVGEPADLVLSIAVSADQSPTSESLAVTGDAGPVEPTELLAGGGTRLHRIPAAPVGTLVVQYDAVVPLGSPPAPVTEVEAIELTRPSRYCDSDRLAPIAHDLFGELSGEALVQGVVLWALTHITYAPGSSGPLDGALDTYLSRRGVCRDTAHVVVAMLRALDVPARLVSVYAPGLVPMDFHAVAEVAVDGQWYVVDGTGLAPRSSLVRIATGRDAADTAFLSVLGGRADLLSVQVNAVVDPGLPADDGLALTRIR, from the coding sequence ATGACCGACGCTGGGCTCACCCGCACCGTCAGCAGCACCGTCAGGCTCCGCGTCGGAGAGCCCGCCGACCTCGTCCTCTCGATCGCCGTCTCGGCCGACCAGTCACCGACGTCGGAGTCGCTCGCGGTGACGGGTGACGCCGGACCCGTCGAGCCGACCGAGCTGCTGGCCGGCGGCGGCACCCGTCTGCACCGCATCCCCGCGGCCCCGGTCGGAACCCTCGTCGTGCAGTACGACGCCGTCGTCCCGCTCGGCTCCCCACCCGCCCCGGTCACCGAGGTCGAGGCGATCGAGCTGACCCGGCCGAGCCGCTACTGCGACTCCGACCGCCTCGCCCCCATCGCGCACGACCTCTTCGGCGAGCTGTCGGGCGAGGCGCTCGTGCAGGGTGTCGTGCTGTGGGCGTTGACCCACATCACCTACGCGCCCGGGAGCAGCGGCCCGCTCGACGGCGCCCTCGACACCTACCTCAGCCGCCGCGGCGTGTGCCGCGACACCGCGCACGTCGTGGTGGCGATGCTGCGCGCGCTCGACGTACCCGCCCGGCTCGTGAGCGTCTACGCCCCCGGTCTGGTCCCGATGGACTTCCACGCGGTGGCCGAGGTGGCGGTCGACGGGCAGTGGTACGTCGTCGACGGCACCGGGCTGGCCCCGCGCAGCTCGCTCGTGCGCATCGCCACCGGCCGTGACGCCGCCGACACCGCGTTCCTCTCGGTCCTCGGTGGCCGCGCCGACCTGCTGTCCGTCCAGGTCAACGCCGTCGTCGACCCCGGCCTCCCCGCCGACGACGGCCTGGCGCTCACCCGGATCCGCTGA
- a CDS encoding transglutaminase family protein gives MSRQGPDDFVPRSYEVRHRTTYTYTGDVTTCYERGFLRPRETPSQRVVSNVVRISPEPHLVSEHVDHFGNSSFYVEVRSPHEVLEVTKTSVVHVAWPEVDVAALDRWTVASAAEEVARTADPVEVSDHLLPSPLVEVDDAVRAYAALHLAPERPLGEALVGLTHAIFTDFDYRPGTTNVRTTLQELLEGRRGVCQDFTHLALGCLRAAGLPSRYVSGYLETAPPPGKEKLEGADASHAWASVLVPGGSWVDLDPTNDHLADSRYVVTAWGRDFRDVSPLKGVIYTESTTSTLDVGVDVTRLPEL, from the coding sequence ATGAGCCGCCAGGGGCCCGACGACTTCGTGCCGCGCAGCTACGAGGTGCGCCACCGCACGACGTACACCTACACCGGCGACGTCACGACCTGCTACGAACGCGGGTTCCTCCGGCCGCGGGAGACGCCGTCGCAGCGGGTCGTCAGCAACGTCGTACGGATCTCACCGGAGCCCCACCTGGTCAGCGAGCACGTCGACCACTTCGGCAACAGCAGCTTCTACGTCGAGGTCCGCTCGCCCCACGAGGTGCTCGAGGTGACCAAGACGAGCGTCGTGCACGTCGCGTGGCCCGAGGTCGACGTCGCTGCGCTCGACCGCTGGACCGTCGCGTCGGCCGCCGAGGAGGTCGCCCGCACCGCCGACCCGGTCGAGGTGTCCGACCACCTCCTGCCCTCGCCGCTCGTGGAGGTCGACGACGCCGTGCGCGCCTACGCCGCGCTGCACCTCGCGCCCGAGCGGCCCCTCGGCGAGGCGCTCGTCGGGCTCACGCACGCGATCTTCACCGACTTCGACTACCGCCCCGGCACCACCAACGTCCGCACGACCCTGCAGGAGCTCCTGGAGGGGCGCCGCGGCGTGTGCCAGGACTTCACCCACCTCGCGCTCGGGTGCCTGCGCGCCGCCGGGCTCCCGAGCCGCTACGTCAGCGGCTACCTGGAGACCGCTCCCCCACCGGGCAAGGAGAAGCTCGAGGGCGCGGACGCCTCGCACGCGTGGGCGTCGGTGCTGGTGCCCGGCGGGTCGTGGGTGGACCTCGACCCCACGAACGACCACCTCGCCGACAGCCGCTACGTCGTCACGGCGTGGGGCCGAGACTTCCGCGACGTGTCACCGCTCAAGGGCGTGATCTACACCGAGTCGACGACGTCGACGCTCGACGTCGGGGTCGACGTCACCCGGCTGCCCGAGCTCTGA
- a CDS encoding circularly permuted type 2 ATP-grasp protein: protein MSVPVSVPVSEPGTGALADYRDLVGTAGGPDEWYDDAGRLRPDQEPITSAVDGLGLTGLLAARAEARRLVDDDGIRYGAAGADESTDDGSQRSRSWVIDPLPVVIGSGEWAGLEAAVRQRARLMQLLHDDLYGRRRLLTDRVVPADVVLGHPGFVRAADGIEHQRLVLTATDLARDTAGGWTVIADKTAAPAGAGYAMANRRVTSRVLGPVHRRASLARLRGFFDTMAQALGAAAPGDVDVPRVAMLTPGTGSETSYDQAFLATLLGFPLVEGDDLNVRDGRVWIRSTGRREPVDVVVRRVDAEFCDPLELRGDSQLGLPGLVEAARRGAVRLANPLGSGVLENAGLAPYLPAVARLLLDEDLALPSAPTWWCGDPAGLSHVLTHLDRLVVKPLARGAVVAARFGWELTAAERDDLRREVRARPWAWVGQEPVAMSTAPVVTPAGLAPGRFVLRTFGVAHGDEHHVMPGGLGRVNTSAESSLVSNASGALAKDVWVLTDEPSGVRGWTTPDPATQPALVRLQRRTAVAPRVADNLYWVGRYAERAEGVARLLRVADDLAEDHAARPGTPGADTTEVMVQAAVALTGIQAQPGQGAVDHLRAMVGRPHRVGTVAHATQRLVAAADNVRDQLSQDIWHVLSRLSRTLVAPTAGEAPLRAQLDTVLESLLAVAGVVHESMVRDQTWGFLDGGIRVERAQHTVALLRATLAVERPPIIDGQVTESVLEACESILTHRRRTASGEGPAWPIHSAISLLLVDVGNPRSVAFQVARLAEALRLADDDLLVHRADELGEHLAGLDLVEVCAGDRAGLWTVLGTVEETLRSISTDLSARHFRRKPTQRVLMGDWARAARG from the coding sequence GTGAGCGTCCCGGTCAGCGTCCCCGTGAGCGAGCCCGGCACGGGTGCGCTCGCGGACTACCGCGACCTGGTCGGCACCGCGGGCGGCCCGGACGAGTGGTACGACGACGCCGGCCGGCTGCGGCCCGACCAGGAGCCGATCACCTCGGCGGTCGACGGGCTGGGGCTCACCGGTCTGCTCGCCGCGAGGGCCGAGGCGCGACGCCTCGTCGACGACGACGGCATCCGCTACGGCGCCGCCGGTGCCGACGAGTCCACCGACGACGGCTCCCAGCGCAGTCGCAGCTGGGTGATCGACCCGCTGCCGGTGGTGATCGGGAGCGGCGAGTGGGCCGGGCTCGAGGCCGCGGTGCGACAGCGCGCCCGCCTGATGCAGCTCCTGCACGACGACCTCTACGGCCGGCGCCGGCTGCTCACCGACCGGGTCGTCCCGGCCGACGTCGTGCTGGGGCACCCGGGCTTCGTCCGGGCCGCCGACGGCATCGAGCACCAGCGGCTGGTCCTGACCGCGACCGACCTCGCCCGCGACACGGCCGGCGGATGGACCGTGATCGCCGACAAGACCGCTGCGCCCGCGGGAGCCGGCTACGCGATGGCCAACCGCAGGGTCACCAGCCGGGTCCTCGGCCCGGTGCACCGGCGCGCCTCGCTGGCCCGGTTGCGCGGCTTCTTCGACACCATGGCCCAGGCCCTCGGCGCGGCAGCTCCCGGCGACGTCGACGTGCCGCGCGTCGCGATGCTGACCCCCGGCACGGGCTCCGAGACGTCCTACGACCAGGCCTTCCTGGCCACGCTGCTCGGCTTCCCGCTGGTCGAGGGCGACGACCTCAACGTGCGCGACGGGCGGGTCTGGATCCGCAGCACCGGTCGCCGCGAGCCCGTCGACGTCGTCGTACGACGGGTCGACGCCGAGTTCTGCGACCCCCTGGAGCTGCGCGGCGACTCCCAGCTCGGCCTCCCCGGGCTCGTCGAGGCAGCCCGTCGTGGCGCGGTCCGGCTGGCCAACCCGCTCGGCTCGGGGGTGCTCGAGAACGCCGGCCTGGCGCCGTACCTGCCTGCCGTCGCGCGCCTGCTGCTCGACGAGGACCTCGCGCTGCCGTCCGCACCGACCTGGTGGTGCGGCGACCCGGCCGGCCTCTCGCACGTCCTCACCCACCTCGACCGGCTCGTGGTCAAGCCGCTGGCGCGCGGCGCGGTCGTGGCCGCCCGGTTCGGCTGGGAGCTGACGGCCGCCGAGCGCGACGACCTGCGCCGCGAGGTGCGCGCCCGGCCGTGGGCGTGGGTCGGCCAGGAGCCGGTCGCGATGTCGACCGCCCCGGTCGTCACACCTGCCGGGCTGGCCCCGGGTCGCTTCGTGCTGCGCACGTTCGGCGTCGCCCACGGCGACGAGCACCACGTCATGCCCGGCGGCCTCGGTCGGGTGAACACCTCCGCGGAGTCGAGCCTGGTGTCCAACGCCAGCGGGGCCCTGGCCAAGGACGTGTGGGTGCTGACCGACGAGCCGTCCGGCGTGCGGGGGTGGACGACCCCCGACCCGGCGACGCAGCCCGCGCTCGTGCGCCTCCAGAGGCGTACGGCGGTGGCGCCGCGCGTCGCCGACAACCTCTACTGGGTCGGCCGCTACGCCGAGCGCGCCGAGGGCGTCGCGCGCCTGCTGCGGGTGGCCGACGACCTCGCCGAGGACCACGCGGCACGACCCGGCACGCCGGGGGCCGACACCACCGAGGTCATGGTGCAGGCCGCCGTGGCCCTCACCGGGATCCAGGCGCAGCCGGGACAGGGGGCGGTCGACCACCTGCGCGCGATGGTCGGGCGCCCGCACCGGGTCGGCACCGTCGCCCACGCCACCCAGCGCCTCGTGGCCGCGGCCGACAACGTCCGCGACCAGCTCTCGCAGGACATCTGGCACGTGCTGTCGCGCCTGAGCCGCACGCTCGTCGCGCCGACGGCCGGTGAGGCGCCCCTGCGCGCGCAGCTCGACACGGTGCTGGAGTCGCTGCTGGCCGTCGCCGGGGTGGTGCACGAGAGCATGGTGCGCGACCAGACCTGGGGCTTCCTCGACGGCGGCATCCGCGTCGAGCGCGCCCAGCACACCGTCGCGCTGCTGCGGGCGACGCTCGCGGTCGAGCGTCCCCCGATCATCGACGGCCAGGTCACCGAGTCGGTCCTCGAGGCGTGCGAGAGCATCCTGACCCACCGACGGCGCACGGCGTCGGGCGAGGGCCCGGCGTGGCCGATCCACTCCGCCATCTCGCTGCTGCTGGTCGACGTCGGCAACCCGCGGTCGGTCGCGTTCCAGGTGGCGCGGCTCGCCGAGGCCCTGCGCCTGGCCGACGACGACCTGCTGGTCCACCGGGCCGACGAGCTCGGCGAGCACCTCGCCGGGCTCGACCTCGTCGAGGTCTGCGCCGGCGACCGTGCGGGCCTCTGGACCGTGCTCGGCACCGTCGAGGAGACGCTGCGCTCGATCTCCACCGACCTCAGCGCGCGGCACTTCCGCCGCAAGCCCACGCAGCGGGTGCTGATGGGCGACTGGGCGCGGGCGGCACGCGGATGA
- a CDS encoding DUF2126 domain-containing protein gives MTIRVALEHRTTYTFAEPVTVHPHTVRLRPAPHSRTPIEAYSLTVEPRGHFLNWQQDPFGNYLARLVFPEPVKELDITVDLVADMTVVNPFDFFVEEHAERFPFAYQPGLAAELAPYLQPVDEDGATGPGPVVQRWLADSGLAARTDGIVDFLVAVNQAVQRDVSYTVRMEHGVQTPDHTLISQWGSCRDSAWLLVSVLRQLGLAARFVSGYLVQLTSDVAAIDGPSGPTEDFTDLHAWAEVFVPGAGWIGLDPTSGLFAGEGHIPLCATPAPASAAPISGATAPVGVSFAFHNSVSRIHEDARVTLPYSESQWAEVDRLGEHVDGLLHDGDVRLTMGGEPTFVSATDQASEQWSVAADGPDKRVLAKRLTERLVERWAPGGLVHHGQGKWYPGEPLPRWQAQLWWRADGEPLWQDPALLDHPWGDAVVRAGEAPTEAVARSLAAGLGVPDAHVLAAYDDPFARAWDEARRPVGDPVDPEVPEVASVDVTAGSPRAWVVPVFQDPSGDGWGTARWRLRRDRLFLTTGDSPAGYRLPLDSLAWDPPPDLPDRSPFAPSPAGGVVEARAATVHDVEESPRHAVVVEERDGHLFVFLPPLTDVDLALALVRTIEASAAAAGVPVVLEGYALPGDASLTSLSVTPDPGVIEVNIQPTRTWGELRDLTESLYEDARQVGLATEKFDADGTHTGTGGGNHFTLGGPTSADSPLLRRPDLLRSLITYWQHHPSLSYVFSGRFIGPTSQAPRVDEGRHETLYELEIAFAELERTTREGEEAAPWLVDRLFRHLLTDVTGNTHRSEFCIDKLYSPDSDRGRLGLLELRGFEMPPHPRMALVQAALVRALVARFWAEPYTGPLVRWGTRLHDTFLLPAFAMADLEDVVRETNDHLGEGAPHFDPAWLEPFWEFRFPRLGETTVAGVGLELRGAVEPWHVLGEEVSLGGTSRYVDSSVERVQVAATGLNEGRHVLTCNGVPVPMRSLDGRTVGGVRYRAWAPYSSLHPTIGIHSPLTFDLVDTWNSRSLGGFTYHVVHPGGRSYEDHPVNAMAAEARRASRFEALGHTSGRMEVGPLPEQGVEYPATLDLRRHLPGDR, from the coding sequence GTGACGATCCGCGTAGCCCTCGAGCACCGCACCACCTACACCTTCGCGGAGCCGGTGACGGTCCACCCGCACACCGTCCGGCTCCGCCCCGCGCCACACTCCCGCACCCCGATCGAGGCGTACTCCCTCACCGTCGAGCCGCGCGGACACTTCCTCAACTGGCAGCAGGACCCGTTCGGCAACTACCTGGCCCGCCTGGTCTTCCCCGAGCCGGTGAAGGAGCTCGACATCACCGTCGACCTCGTCGCGGACATGACGGTCGTCAACCCGTTCGACTTCTTCGTGGAGGAGCACGCCGAGCGCTTCCCGTTCGCCTACCAGCCCGGCCTCGCGGCCGAGCTGGCGCCGTACCTCCAACCGGTCGACGAGGACGGCGCGACCGGCCCCGGACCGGTCGTGCAGAGGTGGCTGGCGGACAGCGGACTGGCCGCGAGGACCGACGGGATCGTCGACTTCCTCGTCGCGGTCAACCAGGCCGTGCAGCGCGACGTGAGCTACACCGTGCGGATGGAGCACGGCGTGCAGACGCCCGACCACACGCTGATCAGCCAGTGGGGCTCGTGCCGCGACAGCGCCTGGCTGCTGGTGTCGGTGCTGCGCCAGCTCGGCCTGGCGGCGCGCTTCGTGTCGGGCTACCTCGTCCAGCTGACCTCCGACGTCGCGGCGATCGACGGGCCGTCCGGGCCGACAGAAGACTTCACCGACCTGCACGCCTGGGCCGAGGTGTTCGTGCCGGGCGCCGGGTGGATCGGGCTCGACCCGACCAGCGGGCTCTTCGCCGGCGAGGGGCACATCCCGCTCTGCGCGACCCCGGCGCCCGCGTCGGCGGCCCCGATCAGCGGGGCGACCGCGCCGGTCGGGGTCAGCTTCGCCTTCCACAACTCGGTCAGCCGAATCCACGAGGACGCCCGCGTCACGCTCCCCTACTCGGAGTCCCAGTGGGCCGAGGTGGACCGGCTCGGCGAGCACGTCGACGGCCTGCTGCACGACGGCGACGTACGCCTCACGATGGGCGGCGAGCCGACCTTCGTCTCCGCGACCGACCAGGCGAGCGAGCAGTGGTCGGTCGCTGCGGACGGCCCCGACAAGCGGGTGCTGGCCAAGCGGCTCACCGAGCGGCTCGTCGAACGCTGGGCGCCGGGCGGGCTGGTGCACCACGGGCAGGGCAAGTGGTACCCCGGCGAGCCGTTGCCGCGCTGGCAGGCGCAGCTCTGGTGGCGTGCGGACGGCGAGCCCCTGTGGCAGGACCCGGCGCTCCTCGACCACCCGTGGGGCGATGCCGTCGTCCGTGCCGGGGAGGCGCCCACCGAGGCCGTCGCGCGGTCGCTGGCGGCCGGGCTCGGCGTGCCCGACGCGCACGTGCTGGCGGCGTACGACGACCCCTTCGCGCGTGCGTGGGACGAGGCCCGGCGCCCGGTCGGCGACCCGGTCGACCCCGAGGTCCCGGAGGTGGCCTCGGTCGACGTCACGGCCGGCAGCCCGCGTGCGTGGGTGGTCCCGGTCTTCCAGGACCCGTCCGGTGACGGCTGGGGCACCGCGCGCTGGCGGCTGCGCCGCGACCGGCTCTTCCTGACCACCGGCGACTCCCCGGCGGGCTACCGGCTGCCGCTCGACTCGCTGGCGTGGGACCCGCCGCCGGACCTGCCCGACCGCTCCCCCTTCGCTCCTTCCCCGGCGGGGGGCGTCGTCGAGGCGAGGGCCGCCACCGTGCACGACGTCGAGGAGTCACCGCGGCACGCAGTGGTCGTGGAGGAGCGCGACGGCCACCTGTTCGTCTTCCTGCCGCCGCTCACCGACGTCGACCTCGCGCTGGCGCTCGTGCGGACCATCGAGGCCTCGGCCGCTGCAGCGGGGGTCCCGGTGGTGCTGGAGGGCTACGCGCTGCCCGGCGACGCCTCGCTGACCAGCCTGTCGGTGACGCCCGACCCCGGTGTCATCGAGGTCAACATCCAGCCCACCCGCACCTGGGGCGAGCTGCGCGACCTCACCGAGAGCCTCTACGAGGACGCACGCCAGGTCGGCCTCGCGACCGAGAAGTTCGACGCGGACGGCACCCACACCGGCACGGGCGGCGGCAACCACTTCACCCTCGGCGGACCGACGTCCGCCGACTCCCCGCTGCTGCGGCGGCCCGACCTGCTCCGCAGCCTGATCACCTACTGGCAGCACCACCCGTCGCTGTCGTACGTCTTCAGCGGACGCTTCATCGGTCCCACCAGCCAGGCCCCGCGGGTCGACGAGGGCCGCCACGAGACCCTCTACGAGCTCGAGATCGCCTTCGCCGAGCTCGAGCGGACCACCCGCGAGGGCGAGGAGGCGGCGCCGTGGCTGGTCGACCGGCTCTTCCGGCACCTGCTCACCGACGTCACCGGCAACACCCACCGCTCCGAGTTCTGCATCGACAAGCTCTACAGCCCCGACAGCGACCGCGGCCGCCTCGGGCTGCTGGAGCTGCGCGGCTTCGAGATGCCGCCGCACCCGCGGATGGCGCTGGTCCAGGCGGCCCTGGTCCGCGCCCTGGTGGCGCGGTTCTGGGCCGAGCCCTACACCGGGCCGCTGGTGCGGTGGGGCACGCGGCTCCACGACACCTTCCTCCTGCCGGCCTTCGCGATGGCCGACCTCGAGGACGTCGTGCGCGAGACCAACGACCACCTCGGCGAGGGTGCGCCCCACTTCGACCCGGCGTGGCTGGAGCCGTTCTGGGAGTTCCGCTTCCCGCGGCTCGGCGAGACCACCGTCGCCGGCGTCGGCCTCGAGCTGCGCGGTGCCGTCGAGCCCTGGCACGTGCTCGGCGAGGAGGTGTCGCTGGGCGGCACGTCGCGCTACGTCGACTCCTCGGTCGAGCGGGTGCAGGTGGCCGCGACCGGGCTGAACGAGGGTCGCCACGTCCTGACCTGCAACGGCGTGCCCGTCCCGATGCGCAGCCTCGACGGGCGCACGGTCGGCGGCGTGCGCTACCGCGCGTGGGCGCCGTACTCCTCGCTCCACCCCACCATCGGCATCCACTCACCGCTCACCTTCGACCTGGTCGACACCTGGAACAGCCGCTCGCTCGGCGGCTTCACCTACCACGTGGTTCACCCGGGCGGCCGCAGCTACGAGGACCACCCCGTCAACGCGATGGCCGCCGAGGCGCGCCGGGCCTCGCGGTTCGAGGCGCTGGGCCACACGAGCGGGCGGATGGAGGTCGGGCCGCTCCCCGAGCAGGGCGTGGAGTATCCAGCGACGCTGGACCTGCGTCGCCACCTGCCCGGGGATCGTTAG
- a CDS encoding GNAT family N-acetyltransferase, protein MLRTREQVRVLGPGDRDRFIALAEQDPVVNVFADYRARLTNLDERWLGGQVWGRFEGDELVAGCHLGANLVPVQCTPDDVGAFAEVALRRRSSVGTIVGPSDVVGSLWGILEPRWARPREHRPLQPHLEISRPSAEAVASDVRPTTPDDLQQLYPACVAMYTEEVGVSPENDAGGGDLYRARIQQLIARGWSMASFDEQGVVFKAEIACVTPYAAQVQGVWVRPDRRGEGLATSGMSAVVRHVLGTGMAPVVSLYVNEWNTAARAAYARVGFEQTATFATLMF, encoded by the coding sequence ATGCTGAGGACCCGCGAGCAGGTGCGCGTGCTGGGCCCGGGTGACCGGGACCGGTTCATCGCGCTCGCGGAGCAGGACCCCGTGGTCAACGTCTTCGCCGACTACCGGGCCAGGCTGACCAACCTCGACGAGCGCTGGCTCGGCGGCCAGGTGTGGGGCCGGTTCGAGGGGGACGAGCTGGTCGCCGGCTGCCACCTCGGCGCCAACCTGGTCCCGGTCCAGTGCACCCCCGACGACGTCGGGGCGTTCGCGGAGGTCGCCCTGCGCCGACGCTCCAGCGTCGGCACGATCGTCGGTCCCAGCGACGTGGTCGGCTCGCTGTGGGGGATCCTCGAGCCGCGCTGGGCACGACCCCGCGAGCACCGCCCGCTCCAGCCCCACCTGGAGATCTCCCGGCCGTCCGCCGAGGCGGTGGCGAGCGACGTACGCCCCACGACCCCGGACGACCTCCAGCAGCTCTATCCCGCGTGCGTGGCGATGTACACCGAGGAGGTCGGGGTCTCGCCGGAGAACGACGCCGGCGGCGGCGACCTCTACCGCGCGCGAATCCAGCAGCTCATCGCCCGCGGCTGGTCGATGGCGAGCTTCGACGAGCAGGGGGTGGTCTTCAAGGCCGAGATCGCCTGCGTCACGCCGTACGCCGCCCAGGTGCAGGGAGTGTGGGTCCGGCCCGACCGTCGAGGCGAGGGCCTCGCGACGAGCGGGATGTCCGCCGTCGTGCGGCACGTCCTCGGGACCGGCATGGCGCCGGTCGTGTCGCTCTACGTCAACGAGTGGAACACCGCGGCCCGCGCGGCCTACGCCCGGGTCGGCTTCGAGCAGACGGCGACCTTCGCGACCCTGATGTTCTAG
- a CDS encoding RNA polymerase sigma factor yields MSEDSRTEGQSDESPWSKASGAFIAWRSGDARAVDELVSTMTPVLWHVVRAYGLDRQAAEDVIQATWLGLVRHHQTIADPKAVASWLITSARRGAAAQARSARRADPVEDEKLHAALPDVESAEALAMLDDEAAGLWNAVASLDERCQKLLRVVAFMDRPDYQSLSHDLDMPVGSIGPTRARCLAKVRTALAKGGGR; encoded by the coding sequence ATGTCAGAGGACAGCAGGACTGAGGGGCAGTCCGACGAGTCACCGTGGAGCAAGGCCAGTGGGGCGTTCATCGCCTGGCGTTCGGGGGACGCCAGGGCCGTGGACGAGCTGGTCTCGACGATGACTCCTGTGCTGTGGCACGTGGTGAGGGCCTACGGGTTGGACCGGCAGGCGGCTGAGGACGTGATTCAGGCGACCTGGCTGGGACTCGTGCGCCACCACCAGACCATTGCCGACCCCAAGGCGGTCGCGTCCTGGCTGATCACTTCAGCCAGGCGCGGCGCAGCCGCACAAGCCAGGTCGGCACGCCGTGCCGACCCGGTGGAGGACGAGAAGCTGCATGCCGCGCTACCGGACGTGGAGTCGGCGGAGGCCCTCGCGATGCTCGACGACGAGGCGGCCGGGCTCTGGAACGCGGTGGCGTCGCTCGACGAGCGGTGCCAGAAGCTCCTCCGGGTCGTCGCCTTCATGGACCGGCCCGACTACCAGTCCTTGAGCCACGACCTCGACATGCCTGTCGGGAGCATCGGCCCCACGCGGGCCCGGTGCCTGGCCAAGGTCCGAACCGCTCTAGCGAAAGGAGGCGGGCGATGA
- a CDS encoding S8 family peptidase: MASDWKIGSDKRRRTTDQLRAFRAANEGTVAWDTEAPADFTYLFHPDRVLVRAEDSEAFERAVDALDKDVLTEPPRRDDVRLLDGDLVRYVLPPRRDARSVPDVLDLLEQSGLRRGAASPDHWVHVSPGGPGGNLCPAIEPEETGLKDPWPPEAPQGEGCEVSVVVVDTGWHPPAATDPRTPWMHDIEGDDELNGPDLRPYAGHGTFIAGVVRVVAPQTKIFVEGFAIGGVGGGGILESDLVVQLEEALTHDPKVINLSAGCRTRDDLPSIPLELFHKKRLRKRDCVLVAAAGNDSWAAPFWPAAFDWCVGVGSLDRDGRVSDFSNFGVSADVYALGRNVVNAFPDGTFECIETPAVGDIRVFGTGMARWSGTSFAAPVVAGLIAREISVSGSSAKEARDAVLARAVYDSDPTIGPHMELRQPYA; this comes from the coding sequence ATGGCCAGCGACTGGAAGATCGGCAGTGACAAGAGGCGACGCACCACCGACCAGCTCCGCGCCTTCCGCGCGGCGAACGAAGGCACGGTGGCGTGGGACACCGAGGCTCCGGCGGACTTCACCTATCTCTTCCACCCCGACCGGGTGCTGGTCCGTGCCGAGGACTCCGAGGCGTTCGAACGAGCGGTGGATGCGCTCGACAAGGACGTGCTCACCGAGCCGCCGCGTCGCGACGACGTGCGCCTGCTCGACGGCGACCTCGTGCGCTACGTGCTGCCACCTCGCCGCGACGCGCGGTCGGTCCCGGACGTCCTGGACCTCCTGGAGCAGAGCGGCCTGCGCCGCGGCGCCGCGTCACCCGACCACTGGGTCCACGTGTCCCCCGGAGGGCCCGGCGGCAACCTGTGCCCGGCTATCGAGCCCGAGGAGACCGGCCTGAAGGATCCGTGGCCCCCGGAGGCACCCCAGGGCGAGGGGTGCGAGGTCAGTGTCGTGGTCGTCGACACGGGGTGGCACCCGCCCGCGGCGACGGATCCCCGCACGCCGTGGATGCACGACATCGAGGGCGACGACGAGCTGAACGGTCCCGACCTGCGCCCCTACGCCGGACACGGCACCTTCATCGCCGGTGTCGTCCGGGTCGTGGCACCGCAGACGAAGATCTTCGTCGAGGGCTTCGCGATCGGCGGCGTCGGCGGTGGCGGCATCCTGGAGTCCGATCTCGTCGTGCAGCTCGAGGAGGCGCTGACCCACGATCCGAAGGTCATCAACCTGTCGGCCGGGTGCCGCACCCGTGACGACCTGCCGTCGATCCCCCTGGAGCTCTTCCACAAGAAGCGGCTGCGCAAGCGCGACTGCGTGTTGGTCGCAGCGGCCGGCAACGACTCGTGGGCGGCGCCCTTCTGGCCGGCCGCGTTCGACTGGTGCGTCGGTGTCGGGTCGCTCGACCGCGACGGCCGCGTCTCCGACTTCTCCAACTTCGGCGTCTCGGCCGACGTCTACGCGCTCGGCCGCAACGTCGTCAACGCGTTCCCGGACGGGACCTTCGAGTGCATCGAGACGCCCGCCGTGGGAGACATCCGGGTCTTCGGCACCGGCATGGCCCGCTGGAGCGGTACGTCGTTCGCCGCGCCCGTCGTGGCGGGCCTCATCGCCCGCGAGATCAGTGTGAGCGGCTCGTCGGCCAAGGAGGCCAGGGACGCCGTGCTCGCTCGCGCGGTCTACGACTCCGACCCGACGATCGGACCCCACATGGAGCTGCGCCAGCCCTACGCCTGA